The Perca flavescens isolate YP-PL-M2 chromosome 8, PFLA_1.0, whole genome shotgun sequence DNA window tgtttgtacGTTTTAACAAGGGGGCAGAAAATACAACTGAGGGGGGAAAGCCGTCTTTGCCCCCTCGTGGCGCTGGATGCGGTCTTCCTCCTTCCGGAATCAATCCCAATCTCTTTCACCTGCTGGACAGGCCAGGCTAAATTagcatcacacaaacacaccccctCATGTGTCACACGTCAGCACTGACCCTATTGGCGCTAACTACATTCACTGTAAGACCTGTCGTAACAGGTGTACAATATTTTGTTGAATCGTGGTCATTACAGTATAAGGGGCAGGacctattttgtttttacatgcaACAAGTTCTAAAATTCAATGTTATGATATAAATTAGTCTTGTAGGTCACCGATGTACTGGatgttttaattacattttacgCTAACCTAATTCGAAATAGGAGGATTGATACAAGTTAGTgcaatcattttgaaaaaaattatgacTAAGAACTATAAAATCTATATATTGGCACAGCTCAGAGAAGCACAGTTCAGAACAGTATTGACATTGACATACCTAATATATACCTGCTGTGTTACTGCAAGTGCTCCTGGGTCTTTAGTGGTGGCACTGCGTTGCACTGGACAGCTGCTGCTTCTCACCTGAAGCACAGACACCAAACTGTATTTCTACAAAGTGAAAGGAAATAGCAGTGCCGTTTATAgatgagctaaaaaaaaacaaaacatgcagatTAGCAGAAAGGGAAGACTATTTAGACATTCACACAGGTGatatgaggtgtgtgtgtgtgtgtgtgtgtgtgtgtgtgtgtgtgtgtgtgtgtatgtgtgtgtgtgtgtgtgtgtgtgtgtgtgtgtgtgtaaacagaaACAGGTAGGCTAGGTCTCTCCTTTTGGCTGGGCTCCATTGTTAGTCTCCAGTCCTGCCTGCGTGCTGTGATTATCAATGCACACATCTGGATGGACTTAGTCAAGGAATCCTATAAAGAACCTAATGGGCTCTTCTAACATTTTTGAGGACTGATGGAGCCGTTTCAGATCTTGTTCACATCAATTAGTTCCATCTGTGATTTATTTAAGTTTTAACTCAATTCGGTATCTACAGTTACCTGCTCTCTTTCAGTGTAATGGGGGTGCTTTCTAGGTAGCCTTATATGCAAGACTGCTGAATATTTACTTGGGGCAGCTCAGATACATGAATAAACATGGAGGGCTGCTCCATCGTGGAAATCGTAGGTGGTTCTGTACCACGACAACGATCACAGCTTACTTAACATAAACTAGCACAGATATTGTCATAAATCTGGTTTAATAACCAATTTATTGTCAAAGCATGCAAACTTTGTTATTTAAGTGTCACTCACTTTTAGTCTTAGTTATCATAAAGTAAAGCCACTATTTGGAGTCACGCCAGCATGAAAGGCAAATTTACACTTTGCACATTAGTATGGTGAAGTAGCAAGCAGTCCTCGTTTTTAAGGCCTATTTGTCTTCCAACAGTGTGACCCTTATGTTTTATGAGGGGGACTAACACCATGAACTACATTTGTTACAAATTAGCCTCCTAGTGCAGTAAAGTTGACACCTGCCACTTCAAACCTTTCTGTAGAAGAGGACGGCCATTGATAACCGACTAAAAAGAAATGGCTGCATTAATACACGTTCAATAGCCCGGCTAGCTAACTATTAACGTTCATTTTCCATCTGGCCAAACAACTAACGTTAAGGTAACGTTACTTACAGGCGCTTCACGTTAGCCTATTATGTGTTCCGCTAACGTTAACTATTCGGCTGGGAACAGCAATAGCCAAACATTGCCGTCCCTTAGACAAGAATGgaacaaacacattttgttcAAATAATTATCAAACAGTCTCAACCTTTACCCTCGATGATATTAACCCAAGGGGATGGGCGGCCATTACCGTCGTTTGACCACAAGATGTCGCCAGAATCAAAGTTCCTCCACTATTAATGCTGCGTTCAGGTGCCTCTCGTGAGGTCGTATTTCTGTGATTAAAGGCAGTGGAGTTGtggattatttttgactgaaatTAATTAACAAAATGAACAGCGGAACAAAAGTatgataaacatttttttttaattctgcaATCTGTGAAGCCAATCTGTAAAGcttttgaattattttctgGCAACAGGTTCGTAAAAACGTTTGGACCTTCTAACAGCAAATTACTTTCACAGTTGGACGTGGTCATAGCTAAATGGTTGTTTCTGAACCACGGGATTcaagcatggatgtattataaaaCGGAGGTTTTAAGTGAGTCACTTTTACAATTGTAACTTTAGCTAGTAAACCTCTGCTCTGACagtccatggatgtattaagagaacactGCCATAGATCGTTCGATCCCAAGACAAAAGTGGGAAATTTCCGATAGCATTTAATGTTACAATGTGTCCGGATATGACCGCATAACCACCTATGATAACCACAGGAACTAAACTTTAGCTAGTAGCTGTATCTGTAGCATAACAGCTAAGCTATCAGTATTCAAAACAAAAGCTCTCGGAAGTACGTTATCTTGTTTAACACCGATTTCGCCGTTAATATGGAGCTGTAGGCAGAATTTAAAAACAAAGGTAATAGTCTCAAACTGGGTTTTATTATTGCCTATGTGGAACAAATCAATTTGGCTAAGTACGTTAACGTTAGCGGAACCGCAAACGTTAACTTACTTAGCTAGCCAAATTGTTTTTTCCGTAAGTTAGTTAGCGGTAACAAATCACAATACAATCTATTCAccatgttttaaatttgacacaGTCTGTACTGCTGTTGAGATTAAACGTCGTTCGTAACTAGATGTGGTAGAAGCATTACTATATCGTACTGTTTCATACTTCAGCCAACTAACGTTACAGTGGCTGTTAAGCTGATGAATGAAATCTAACGTTAAATAAATGGGATAGGAACAGGATGAAACCGCAAACTAGCTACATCTGCCCGTCATATTCCACACAGTTTGGGCAAGCATACTTGTAAAAATAGTCAATGATTTCAGTGACGATACTTGCTGTCCAATACAAGTTATAAGCAGACATTTGGACAGGTTGAAAACCAACCCCAACCCCTTTGTTATCAGCATCTGACATGACACTGTATCCCTGAGTACTGACCTCCTCCCTTTCAGTGTTGAGGAATGGTCTGACTGCAGCAGTACCAGTAAAGATGCACAGCCGTCTGCAGGAGTTGAAGAAGGAAGAGGAGACTCTCctcaaaataaaagtcatgCTACAAGACCAGCTGAACAGGTTGAAGGTGAGTGAGAGAGTTCACAGAATGAGTGTAGGGGTTTGTGCGGTACATGTGGTTTATACATTATGTGTTCACTCTGTTTTTCAGTTTGAAGAAGGGGCCTTGAAATCTATCATTAGTGCTCAAACAGAAGAAGGAGCCTCTCAACGCTCTTCTCCAGAAGCTGAGGTAAATCACTGTACCAGAGAGAACACCTGGGGACAACCCTGCTACATGCTCATAGCTCCCAATCTGTCATATTAAGATATTCTCaaattataatattttttttgcttgtttgttgaTTTATTCACATTTACATCGGTTTGTTGAAATTGAAGATCAGAGGTTTTCACTACACTACACTTCTGTACTGTCTTGCTGAGGTGTTATAGTTTGCAGGCCTGCATAACCTCAATGATATTGATTACATATACATCCACGCAAAAGTCAGGTTACTCTGAGTAATAACATTAAGACAGAAAATTGgcaaacatgtttgtgtgttgcagcAATCTGATTACTTTTACCACCCCAGTTTACAGATAGTACGACTGAGGTATACATGGCCATGTAATCATATTTCTCTAGCAGAAATGTTGCTTAATTCACTGGGTTATTTTGAATCCCTCAACTTTTGGGGCATATTCACATTTCatgactgttttttgttttcattatttccTTCACTCAGAAATATATGTAGCCTTCTTCAGAAGCTTGTTTGCGTCATTCAGTGATTCAGATATTTAATTACgtaaataatttgttttttagtcAAAAATGCCCTCCTTTCTGCAGctaatacacatatatatacatatagacaTGATCATGATTGAACAGTATTTCAAACGTGTTGGCTAACAGTTTTAGACTCAAATTGCTACCAATTACTTTTAAGGCACAACCAGGTATGCCCATGAAAAGTTTAACCTACAACCATTAGCCATTACAACTACAAGAGTCATATAGGTGCGTATTGGTGCAGAGTCATTGAAAACAACTCACAAAGACATACTCAGCTAGACATGTACTCTCCCACTGATTTGAGCTTTGTTTTGTCATGAAAATATAACCGTGCCCAGAGTAATGTTAAATGACTAACTATGAAAATTAGCAGCATGATAGTATTTTACAAAGGTTGTTTCCTggtttcatgactttttttgaagtTCTGTCTTGCACAATTAGTTTGCACTTTTTAAGATTTAATTTAGAAGTGGTCAACAGtttcatgtttattttgtttcaggTTCATATTAACCTTGATGATGAGAGCGAGATCAATCGAACAAAACTGCTACTGAATGCTGCTGTAGATTTTGAtatggaggaggaagatgatgatgatgaggatgaagatgaggaggatgatgaaGAAGATGACAATGAGCTTGAGTTTGTGCCTGAGGACGATGAGGAAGATGATTACTGAGATTGTCAGTGTTTCATGGGGCTTCAATATTTGCACCACTGAAGAAGAACCACATGTTAACGGACATCTGTTTATTTGTTCACCTGTTTATCACTTTTGAAGTTTAATTTATTTGGATGGAGTGAGTAACAGTTACAGTTTGATGATGTGTGGTGCTAACAGTACCCTCTCCTTTGCCTGATTTAAGGCATGTCATCCTGCACACCAAACCATGTTAGAATTTATGTGTCAAATTTTGTGAGAAATATCTCACTGAAATGCAGTAAGACAGTGTTATTAGGTGCTTATAGCTTACTAGACATATTGTGCATTTTGAGGATTAGCATTAAAATGTATGGCTGGGCCATATAAGAAGATAGTGTGTATGCCTTATGTAAGATGATAATTGTaagcacaaaataaaatgttttgcatagaGTTTATATATTATTGATTTTTACAATGTACACTTCTAGTTTTATGTCAACATACTTCACAACATACAGTAATATTTTTCAGATTAAGAAATGTTTGCATATGAGCAATAAGAGGATACATCCCATTTTCCATTAAGGTAATACCTATGTAAAATTGTCCTAACCTGACCCAGGCCAATGGGTAATGCAGTGCAAACACTTTCCACTAGCAAACCATTCAGCAATTTCTAAACAGCTAAAACAATGCAGTGAGCTTCACAATAAGACCAGCTTTCACACTGACAGCAGGGACAACTCTGGAGAAGGGTGGTGCTACAACAGGCGACATACAATAGAGATTGCACCAatagatatattcagctttctaCGTGGTTTGCTGTTCCAGGAGAGCAGTGCACTCAGGGATTCAagctcagcacacacacacctgctgcaAATGAATTCTTCATAAGGTACACAGGTAATTGGACATCTTACTCAGTACATtgtgaataaaatgttattgatTTTGCACTAGCTTTTAAAATTATTTGCAGGAATATGGAAACAAAAATGCTTAAATGAGAAATTAAATATCTGGGAAAAACAGGTGAACAGGAATGTGTATTACAATTAGTATTCATAATTGCAGCAGgagttttagatttttttaggtTGTATGTCTAAGATTTTACCATATTTCTGATTTTAAATTCCCAAAGTGAGTTGGGAGGACTCAAATCTGGACATTAATGTAaca harbors:
- the snapc5 gene encoding snRNA-activating protein complex subunit 5, whose product is MHSRLQELKKEEETLLKIKVMLQDQLNRLKFEEGALKSIISAQTEEGASQRSSPEAEVHINLDDESEINRTKLLLNAAVDFDMEEEDDDDEDEDEEDDEEDDNELEFVPEDDEEDDY